Genomic DNA from Solanum dulcamara chromosome 4, daSolDulc1.2, whole genome shotgun sequence:
GTGAACACGGATTGAGATGTCAAACAAGGACAAGTACAAGAATTTTTCAAGCTGTTCCACCATTTATTTaatctttcttcttttcattttatttgatccTTATTAACTTGACACTCctttaagaaatatttattaggatttattttattaaattaacttTATTAATTACACTTTAAAAATCTAAATCTGACTATCaatattttgtataattatttaataataaaagtaatattAAAAGGAAATACTGAATTTCTCCTATTCTGTTTAAATGGACCCTTTAAAATATTCTCTTCGATTTATTATTTTGGGATAATTACGTCACATGGTCATTGGgtcaaaataattatcaaaaaaatgttCATTCTCTATATAGGcatgtatatttcatgtatagtcaagttatattcaatttttgagtgtatcataatgtatattcagtgtataactCATATATAAGTAATGTACAGTAAAACctcgataaagtaataatctcgctaaatgaatatttttctccgGTTCTGACTTGAGccagttatattaaagtaatattttcgctaaatgcattagataataattaaaagtaaAGTATTAAATACCcagaaaaatataaagtaataattactagaatatatcaagaatttatatatatttaattagtcAATAATACCAGATCAATAACTATTGgttaaagataatttttgtACGCCTTTCAAATGATGAGAAAACATTATacttaaattatgatttttaaacatctagtttttttcttttatagttaacacaaaatttcttcatattttatatacatgaatacaattagaaatATTAAACTTTACTAAATCTGCTTAGCTTtcctaaatttaaataataaacatGCAAAGACTACACTGTTtagtttcctagatttaaacttttgaaattcttaattcaaatattttttttcctttcttatgACACATACTAcaaaatactctctaaaataataaatatttatttatcgataaatcaataattttgataaatgaatatttttttccgGTCCCAAACATATGCATTTATAGAGGTTTTACTGtaattaaaatatgattatatttattataaattaattaatttattatatatatttaaaattatcccatttattttatttgaccgGTATTTACTTTTCAGGAACATGCATGGATTGATACGTCTTGAAACTTAGAAATTCTTACTTACTTTCCAAttgtggatttttttttttagcaaGAGCAAAGGTTCAAAGAACCTGTTttgattgacttattttaaatgtttttaagttaaaataattttaaaatatttttataaaattgcataaaaaatctttttaagtatttatttttaaattaaaaattaataaaaaatgatgaattatgatgaattaaaattcttaatttatgacttttggTATATAAACCAAAATCTTATGCATGACTAAAGAGGCTCTTACTTTCCACCAATCATAGCAAATGGTCTAAATTAGTCCACAGTTGATAGTTGAGGTCAAACATATATTTTGTTGTTACACAAATGGGTTGATTTGTTTTGTCGACTAATAAATCAATTATTAAGGGATTGTTTGGGTGAAGGATAATACTAAATAGTcctgaaattaaattataatattatttaatttattgtttGATTGATAAGTTTaggataatttattttagaattaATTATTAGTATCGAGATAAGTTATTTTTCTCCTTAGATGATATAGTAATCCCATAATAACTTATTCCGtgataaaataggaaaaatgacAAACATATCCCTTTAAACCCTTTGCATATatcacttttcacattcatgtatattcagattatttttaatataatgtataataacaTTCACAACCTTCACTATTCCTTATTTTAatgataattcttcatacttttctattaaaaaattacactatataaatatttttttttattaatttatttgactaattcttgtgtttatttatattttgatttcactactactaaattaaatatttttaattatatattcttttAGTCATTTGAAAGCTTGTAATCTCTATCTCAATTAAAATGAAaactttaatattttacaatttaagAGTGACGTGTGCTTAAATAAattgatataaataataaattctcTTTGACTTTAATAAATTTAAGATGAAAGttctatttttaagctaaataagatgaaaattctatttttaaatacatatggtACCATCATGAGAAtgcacataaaaaaatatttaagctaaataaaatgaaagttttatttttaagaatgaataactaaagcttgcaaagaaaatataaaaaactaaataaagtaaaggataattttgtaaacaaataacttgttcttaaaatttatgcaatgcatattaattatatacaacaaatcaaaccatcaataaaaaataatttcaaccTAACTTATCCATCACAACTAATCACATCATAACtttatattcaaaccaaacgaaCCCAAAAATTTTCATTTAGCTGGTCAAATTTTGTTagaacttaaaaaaaattaaaggattGGGTCTCATTCTGGGTGCTTTGTGTTATGAACCAGCTCCAGTCGATACACAACTATTTATTGGCCTGGGAAGAAGTAATAGAACTGAAATGTCTTTATAAAGGTTATTTGGGAGCCAAAGTCCAATTAACGACTATTAATAAAGGACAGATTGagaatatattatataatttagaGATGAATTTGATCCTTTTTCCATCTTTCTCAATTATCATACAAATATCAATAATCACATTTTTAGTGTAATTTCATAAATGGGGTTTGAAGAGAATATAGTGTATGCAGATTTTACTTCTATTTTTAATAGAGATAAATTATTTCTGATAGACTTTTGATTCAAAAGAACAATTATCGAAACATAAATTACaaaataatatgacaacaaaataataatataaaaacagTTAGAAAAAATATCGATAGCCAAGAGATTGTTGAATATGTGCACAAAGATATGCGCAATCGTATTAATGgtactttatttttcttatactcatgttgtttcaatttgtttatttgattttaaCTTGATACGAAGTttacaaaaatagaaaagacTTTCAAATTATGtgtcttaaattaaaaatatgcagaatatatcaaaatgttttttaatCTTGTAATATTAGCATATCAtgtgaaaagttaaaattaaaaaattaaaaatacttttaaaataaaacaaaaaataaattagacaaacaaattaacACGGCAAGAATAAGATTTTGGTCCTTCTTGTGTCAATTCAAGAATTTGGTTTTATTATACGATTTATTTTGAGTAACAGTGTTATGACATTTTTTCCACCAAGTGCATGTAGAGCCAGATCCTTAGACAAGCAACAAAGCCACCAAACGATTATGATTGGGTGGTGGAGAAAATAAGATATAgtttattaagtaattttttttagacGTTTTTTGAGAATTCGGGATATAATTGaaaaaatgactattttttctctttaatttttaaagcgataattattttgggatatttttttttttttttgtaaaatcataCTTATTCTAAGACGTatgaataaattatatatattaaatttggaATATTAttagcaattttttttattttgccgTCACTCAACTATGAGtaattttttgagaaagttAGTGAGCATCCTTTTATAACCTCAAAACTACTTAATTATGAATATTTACCTACAAAATCAcccaatttaattaattattttttcattaaaatttgctcatataaatttttatttaaaatcaaaattatagaaaataaaaagatatctATTTAAACCATTTTATAACACAACCCGCTAAAAAATATAGATTCCCTCCTAAATTAATGTCTCTTCTCCTCCACACTCTTTCTCcgatttttttctatttctttttcacTTTAcgcctcttcttcttcttcttcttttagcTAAAGCATctcaatttttgcttttatttatttttttattaataaatttataaaattaaaaattattcgTGACTTATATCATGAAGATCTATGAGACATACGTAAAATGCGTAGCGACGCACCCCGTCTTTTAAAACAATTGGTTACAAGGCGTGAAAGTGACTATTCACCAATTAGTTATCCTCTAAATAGCCCTTTTTTAATTCTTCTTTCCCACAAAAGTTTAAAGGTGTACCAAAAAGCTACCTATATTTTCCATGTAACTCTCTTTAAATAACATGGCCTAAGCCTGTGAAagtggagaagaaaaaaaaaccaagAAAATGCCACAATACTGTGTAACAGGGGGTACAGGGTTCATTGCAGCTTACCTTATTAAAGCGCTCCTCCAAAAGGGTCACATTGTAAGAACTACAGTTCGTGATCCCGGTAACTAAGCTAGTGTTTGACCACagcaattttgaaaaattatttttaaatatctgTTTagttatgattttcaattattttcaagTTTCCAAGGTGTAGTGTTGTCTTGCTCAGGGTGTTTGTCTATAGTTTTTGTTTTCGATATCcattattatttgttattatttttaataatctaTCCtagtatgttatttattgtgttttgattATCGCactattttattgttgttgttgttgctctcTTCTGGTAGACTTTACGCTGTTTCTTTGTGACttgctatattttcttttttgtatctGGAACAAGTCTCACTAGCAATGTCTGTGCACATTTTACCAGATTTCACTTGTGGGATTGGGTAGTTGTTGTTTCCAAAGTTTTTGGActtccattcataaaactttaaaTTGGCTTGAACACAACGTcaatttcaaaaactcaaattttcaagttttgcAGATAATGCGGAGAAAGTGGGGTTTTTGTGGGAGCTAGATGGTGCTAAAGAGAGGCTCAAGATTATGAAAGCTGATCTATTATTGGAAGGCAGCTTTGATGATGCCATTCAGGGAGTTGATGGAGTCTTTCATACTGCTTCACCTGTTTTGGTCCCTTATGATGACAACATTCAGGCCAGTTTTACCTTCACCTTTCTACTTCATTTTTGTTTAGATTGTCCCGCATCAATCGAGGAAATGAACGAGTTGTTGACTCCTTATATGATCTTTGACAATTCTCAACTTGATCATGAGCTAGTTTTTTAGTTGAGTTAGGCCCAAGATTCGTCTGTTACTTATATGAGTGTGTGTTTGGTACAAAGGAAATGTTTTTCACGGAAAATGATTTCCTAGGAAGaatatttcttgaaaaacaAGTAGGTTTTTTACTTATTAGTGCGTGGTAAGTAagcaagaaaatatatattccaggggcatatatatattatttagtaaAATACTATGGAGGTGCGATGGGATGGGGAGTGGCGGGGGTGGGATGGTCAAGGGTTGGGGGGGTGGCAGGAGTGGGATGGTCAAGGGGTGGGTGTTGGGGAGACTGGGTGGGTGAGGAGGACACAATAAACTTGGAATGTCACTTATGCAACTTGTTTTTCCTATTTCTATTAGGGAAgtcattttttgaaaaagattTTCCGAAGGATATTTTTCTCCGTACCAAACACACTCAATGTTGGCCATTCACATGGCGTGTGGAATGTTAGATTGTCCCACATTAGTTGAGTGAATGACTTGTTACACAATTTTCAGCTCATGAACTAGTTTTTCAGCTGACAATTCAATATGAGCGAACCCTACCGTCTATAATGATTTATCCCTACTTCCTTTGAACAAACTGAAAGGCCTCTTTTAACTCCCTCGAAGAATTGAACTACCAACCAACTCTTTTGACTGCGAGTCATGAAAAATGAATGACCTCTAGAGGGGGCTATGGAGTTGTTAGGTTGTCTCACATTGATTGAGGGAACAAAGTATTGTTTTTTTGTATTGTAATAATTTTCGCCTCATGAGCTCGAATTAGGCCCAAGCTCTATTATCTTATCAATTTTCAACTCGTGCCACACACCTCTTAAATTCTTCAATCAACTTAACATTGCTGGACCTTACAATGTTATTGCAGAAAACACTGATTGATCCATGTATAAATGGTACCTTGAATGTGCTTAACTCTTGCAAAAAAGCATCCACCTTGAAGAGGATTGTGTTGACCTCTTCCTGCTCTTCAATTAGATACAGAGAAGATGCACAACAGATTTCCCCTCTCAATGAATCCCACTGGAGTGACCTTCAATATTGCCAAAAATACAATGTATGTATGGATATCAATTTTCTTACTTTCTACCTAGTACAATGAAACAAGTGAATTGGATATTTTTTAGCTGCTATAGCGAACTGTTGTTATAGAGAACATATAATATAACACAACATGAAAATTCGTTCCAAACTAAATTTGACCGTTATAGTGAAATGTTATTATAGAGGATGGTTGTtgtaatgtttttttttgttaagtGCAGCTATGGTATGCTTATGCTAAGACTAAAGCAGAAAAGGAAGCTTGGAGAGTAGCTGAGGAATATGGTATTGATTTGGTGGTGGTAAATCCATCCTTTGTTGTGGGTCCTTTGCTTGCTCCTCAGCCCACCAGTACATTGCAAGTCATATTGGGCATGGTTAAAGGTTGTATCTTTTGGCTGATACTAGCACTGGCTGCTTCACACAGGGTTCGAGAAAGGGCTGCATTCCAAGAACCAACCTTTTGGGGTGATGCCCTTTTCTAAACCCTGTGTGATGCTTCTTGTAATGATAAGATAAAAGTACTAAACGATCACTATGTTTTCTACTGACATATAAATCTCAGACATGATCGAAAGACTCTCAAAGAATGTAGTTATTATTCATCTAAAATTGATATTGTCTGTATGGATCGTTTTCTTTCATTGTGTTTTGTTTTTCATTAGATCTGcatgaatttcaagagattGTTGGTTTTACGAGACAACTTATTTTAGTTCTACCTCGTCTCTCTTTTATGGAAGGCATAAAATTTATCTTACTTTTATCtgtcttttcttcttttccctTTTGTCCTTGTTGACTAGGTACGCTTGGAGAGTATGCCAACAGAAGGTTGGGGTTTGTTCACATTGAGGATGTTGTGGGAGCTCATATTTTAGTCATGGAAGAACAAAAAGCTTCAGGTAGATACATATGTTCAAACTCAGTGAGACATATGTCACAGATCAATGACTTGTTAAGGACCAAGTATCCATCTTATCCTCATGAGAACGAGTAAGTGAATCAATTTTTGtgtaaattttagttttttctttctttctaaaaCCATGGTGGTCGAGTCAGCTTGTgcacacctcgactaattccatggAATAACTGTCACCTTCCACTAACAACATGTACCAGGTAACTCTATGCACCTAGACTAGGACAGATAGAAAGAAATTACCTAGTGTTTTTGCCTTAGCCGGGTTTGAACCTGAGACGTCATGGTTCTCAACttacttcattgaccactaagTCACACCATGAGTGCTgtaaatttaagttatatacatctTTTTACGTTATTAGTGAATGTTAACGTGTGATAGCAGATTCATTATCGTTTTACTCGATATCAATTCTGTGATAATCTAATAAGTAAACTGATTGTGTAAATATCTTTTACACGATTAAACGTTAGTGTTTAGAAATTAAACTTTCTTTTCCCTAGGTGTGGCAGTCAACAAGGGGAAGACATTCCACATAGCGTGGACAGCAGCAAGATAATTCAATTGGGGCTGCCTCCTCTAAAGAGTCTCAATGAAATGTTTGATGATTGCATTCAGAGTTTCCAAGAAAAAGGATTCCTATGAGATATATTTAAGTTGTCATCTCCTATATATGACTCACAATTTCATTGTGCTTGGATAAAAGGGttgaaataaaatttctaagttTTCTACTCCTTTATAACATAGAGTCAATAATATTCCTTTATCATGTATGGATAGAAAAACTTTGAGATTAATTTATATAAGAATGTGAAGTTGAGAAATTCGAAATCTGAAGACTTGAATAAAATGGTTTAGTATATAAGAATGTGACTTTGTGCGGATGATGCTTCTAAGTGAAATGTGTTCCTACCATTTGGCATTAGTCCTAGATATTGTGGCCTTTCAAGGGCGGGACTATACGGTCAAGTTCAGAAATGACCCTAAAATGGTTTGGCCTCGCTTAACAAATTTTGTCTATAAGGCAAACTTTCTAACCTTTGTCCATAAGGCAGACGTTCAAGGCATTTCAATGCATTATAGGCAAAAGAACTAAGAATGTTGCCTAACTTTTGCCCATAAGGTGTTAGGGATCATTTGGTCAGGTGTATAAGAACAATActaaatagagtgtattagtaacgtttgtattagttatgcttgcattaattatgcAGAGATTATTCCTTGTACGTTGTTTggtttggtgtattaaaaaGAGCATGCgttgtataattttttaaaaagatttattTACAAAGATACCCTCCACAAAAACAatggaaaagatgtaaaaaagATTTTAAGGGGCAGCTAAGTCTTTAACCATACTAATATATGCATTAAAAccccttgcattactaatactaTGTATTTCCgtgtattagtaatacacacATCAATATACAATAGAGTGTATAACTGatactactactaatacacaaagctaatgcatgcattaattcTTCTAATACACTCTACCAATGACGCCTAAGTTATAGAATACTCCATAAATAAACTTAGTGAAATAGTGTAAATTATTGCTCATGCATAAGTTATTTTTTTGAAGCCCCTGAGCTACTTTTTGCCTCTACACAAAAGTTCTAAGTTAGATTTAGTGAAGGCCCCTTAGCTACATTTTGCCTATACTATGCATGAAGAGTAATTTCCTTGGGCTACACATGTTGAAGAATGGTCAACTAAACACcgcaaattatattatatattagattgaatattacttttttatacgtatatattaaatcttaTCCACCCTT
This window encodes:
- the LOC129887078 gene encoding tetraketide alpha-pyrone reductase 2-like isoform X1; the protein is MPQYCVTGGTGFIAAYLIKALLQKGHIVRTTVRDPDNAEKVGFLWELDGAKERLKIMKADLLLEGSFDDAIQGVDGVFHTASPVLVPYDDNIQKTLIDPCINGTLNVLNSCKKASTLKRIVLTSSCSSIRYREDAQQISPLNESHWSDLQYCQKYNLWYAYAKTKAEKEAWRVAEEYGIDLVVVNPSFVVGPLLAPQPTSTLQVILGMVKGTLGEYANRRLGFVHIEDVVGAHILVMEEQKASGRYICSNSVRHMSQINDLLRTKYPSYPHENECGSQQGEDIPHSVDSSKIIQLGLPPLKSLNEMFDDCIQSFQEKGFL
- the LOC129887078 gene encoding tetraketide alpha-pyrone reductase 2-like isoform X2, with product MPQYCVTGGTGFIAAYLIKALLQKGHIVRTTVRDPDNAEKVGFLWELDGAKERLKIMKADLLLEGSFDDAIQGVDGVFHTASPVLVPYDDNIQKTLIDPCINGTLNVLNSCKKASTLKRIVLTSSCSSIRYREDAQQISPLNESHWSDLQYCQKYNLWYAYAKTKAEKEAWRVAEEYGIDLVVVNPSFVVGPLLAPQPTSTLQVILGMVKGTLGEYANRRLGFVHIEDVVGAHILVMEEQKASGRYICSNSVRHMSQINDLLRTKYPSYPHENDQQGEDIPHSVDSSKIIQLGLPPLKSLNEMFDDCIQSFQEKGFL